Proteins encoded together in one Impatiens glandulifera chromosome 1, dImpGla2.1, whole genome shotgun sequence window:
- the LOC124931828 gene encoding uncharacterized protein LOC124931828, translated as MAINSYHIRSISFPSRLHKTSTRIDEELTRFKTHEEEPICHGLSGLIELYKCLNDLLNSPTATQAVLKADNMGRIGFLLDGSMKILDICGITRDLVAQMKENVIDLQSSLRRRKGDSSNIETSIAKYISLRKSIAKKAKKLAFTLKQDQKDDQETEHVVKILSQVTSANFRVFESLLGFLGKTKSRSMVPKWLQKGCEKNLSSNELERVDEALYGVCKGEKIVAAMDSLKCLESGIEEMENGLEGLFRQLIRARSSLLNIVSQ; from the coding sequence ATGGCAATCAACAGTTATCACATCAGATCAATCAGTTTCCCAAGCAGACTACACAAAACTTCAACCCGAATCGATGAAGAGTTAACCCGATTCAAAACCCATGAAGAAGAACCCATCTGCCATGGCCTATCTGGTCTCATCGAGCTTTACAAATGTCTCAACGATCTACTTAACTCTCCCACGGCTACACAAGCGGTTTTAAAGGCAGATAACATGGGACGAATTGGGTTCCTTCTCGACGGTTCAATGAAGATCCTAGATATCTGTGGTATTACAAGAGATCTCGTTGCTCAAATGAAGGAAAACGTGATTGATCTTCAGTCTTCTCTTAGGAGAAGAAAAGGGGATTCGAGTAACATCGAAACAAGCATAGCCAAATACATCTCATTAAGAAAATCCATAGCAAAAAAAGCAAAGAAACTTGCCTTCACATTGAAGCAAGACCAAAAAGATGATCAAGAAACAGAGCATGTTGTTAAGATCTTGAGCCAAGTGACCTCGGCTAACTTTAGAGTGTTTGAATCTCTATTGGGGTTCTTGGGGAAGACGAAATCGAGGTCTATGGTTCCCAAATGGTTGCAAAAAGGGTGCGAAAAGAATTTGAGTTCGAATGAGTTGGAGAGAGTTGATGAGGCTCTTTATGGTGTTTGTAAAGGGGAGAAGATAGTTGCGGCTATGGATAGTTTGAAGTGTTTGGAAAGTGGGATTGAAGAAATGGAGAATGGATTGGAGGGTTTGTTTAGGCAATTGATAAGGGCAAGAAGTTCTCTTCTTAATATAGTTTCTCAATGA